In a single window of the Dreissena polymorpha isolate Duluth1 chromosome 3, UMN_Dpol_1.0, whole genome shotgun sequence genome:
- the LOC127874468 gene encoding uncharacterized protein LOC127874468, translated as MQREEMAVAPTQPEKKFKRESSALPPATPIVQVQHIAVTPREDPDNVPMPFITPRSLTNLSSASSFSSATSSVSAASSVSVASSASFPPIQSMPSMFTSSNSVQPAPVTSSLLNSTHCATSLDRPVQMIGSPVKSSFKPGHRPFKKEATDKWVSALALLELAHGVS; from the coding sequence ATGCAGCGGGAGGAAATGGCGGTTGCTCCAACTCAGCCTGAGAAGAAGTTTAAGCGCGAGTCGTCGGCGCTGCCGCCAGCAACCCCTATCGTGCAGGTGCAGCACATTGCAGTGACCCCTCGCGAGGATCCAGACAATGTCCCGATGCCCTTCATCACGCCGCGATCGTTGACGAATTTGTCATCTGCTTCATCATTCTCTTCAGCCACGTCATCTGTCAGTGCAGCATCGTCCGTTTCAGTCGCCTCGTCTGCGTCATTTCCGCCCATTCAGTCAATGCCAAGCATGTTTACGTCATCGAATTCCGTCCAACCAGCTCCAGTGACGTCATCATTATTAAACTCAACCCACTGTGCTACGTCCCTAGATCGACCTGTCCAGATGATTGGATCCCCGGTCAAGTCTAGCTTCAAGCCGGGACACAGGCCCTTCAAAAAGGAGGCTACAGACAAATGGGTGTCCGCCTTAGCCTTGCTAGAACTGGCTCATGGGGTTTCGTAA